A region from the Streptomyces tsukubensis genome encodes:
- a CDS encoding S9 family peptidase has translation MSSMTTVTTAPYGTWPSPVGAALAASHDGRPEYLGAVGEDIWWTAPRPAEGGRRTLVRRSPDGAEESVLPPPWNVRSGFTEYGGCPWAGVQGADGRPLVVFVHFPDQRLYGWEPDEPGAVPRPLTPVSGTGGGLRWADPVILADRGEVWCVLEEFTGPAPTDVRRTIAAVPLDGSAADDRTAVRELTGDGHRFSTGPRLSPDGSRVAWIVWDHPRMPWDGTELLTGSVTDDGRIEDVRVVAGGPEESVCQAEWAPDGALLYLSDAAGWWEPYTLRPGEESPRALCPGRGEEFGSALWKPGMRWLAPLDDGLIAVVHGKGTAVLGILDPASGDVVDAAGPWTEWAPDLVVRGERVTGVASGPDRGYEIVELDTRTGHTRVTGAAHRDPVDPAYYPRPEVRTFTGADGREIHAIVHPPHHPGYTGPDGERPPYVVRAHGGPTGRYYLAFDLEVAYFTSRGIGVAEVNYGGSTGYGRAYRNRLRGNWGAADVADCAAVARALADEGAADPARIAVSGGSAGGWTAAASLTRPEEFPYACGTIVYPVLDPLAWADGGTHDLESRYTDSLIGPVDEVPERYRERSPLHRADRITAPFLLLQGLDDAICPPEQSEALLERIAGRGVPHAYLTFEGEGHGFRRAETMVTALEAELSLYARTFGFERPDVPALELTP, from the coding sequence ATGTCGTCCATGACGACCGTCACCACGGCCCCCTACGGCACCTGGCCCTCACCGGTCGGCGCGGCGCTCGCCGCCTCGCACGACGGGCGCCCCGAGTATCTGGGCGCCGTCGGCGAGGACATCTGGTGGACCGCGCCCCGGCCCGCCGAGGGCGGCCGCCGGACCCTGGTCCGCCGCAGCCCGGACGGCGCCGAGGAGTCCGTCCTCCCGCCGCCGTGGAACGTGCGCAGCGGGTTCACCGAGTACGGCGGCTGCCCCTGGGCCGGGGTGCAGGGCGCGGACGGCCGTCCGCTCGTCGTCTTCGTCCACTTCCCCGACCAGCGGCTGTACGGCTGGGAGCCCGATGAGCCCGGTGCCGTGCCGCGGCCCCTGACCCCGGTCTCCGGCACCGGCGGCGGGCTGCGCTGGGCCGACCCGGTGATCCTGGCCGACCGGGGCGAGGTGTGGTGCGTCCTGGAAGAGTTCACCGGGCCCGCGCCCACCGATGTCCGCCGTACGATCGCCGCCGTCCCCCTCGACGGCTCGGCCGCGGACGACCGTACGGCGGTCCGCGAGCTCACCGGCGACGGGCACCGCTTCAGCACCGGGCCCCGGCTCTCGCCGGACGGCAGCCGGGTCGCGTGGATCGTCTGGGACCACCCCCGGATGCCGTGGGACGGCACCGAACTCCTCACCGGCTCCGTCACGGACGACGGCCGTATCGAGGACGTCCGGGTGGTCGCCGGAGGGCCCGAGGAGTCCGTCTGCCAGGCCGAATGGGCCCCGGACGGTGCCCTGCTGTACCTCTCGGACGCGGCCGGCTGGTGGGAGCCGTACACCCTGCGACCCGGCGAGGAGAGCCCGCGGGCGCTCTGCCCCGGGCGCGGCGAGGAGTTCGGCAGCGCCCTGTGGAAGCCCGGGATGCGCTGGCTGGCGCCCCTCGACGACGGGCTGATCGCCGTCGTCCACGGCAAGGGCACCGCGGTGCTCGGCATCCTCGACCCGGCGAGCGGTGACGTCGTCGACGCGGCGGGGCCCTGGACCGAGTGGGCGCCCGATCTCGTCGTCCGGGGCGAGCGGGTGACCGGTGTGGCCTCCGGGCCGGACCGGGGCTACGAGATCGTCGAACTGGACACCCGTACCGGCCACACCCGGGTCACCGGAGCCGCCCACCGCGATCCGGTCGACCCCGCCTACTACCCGCGGCCCGAGGTCCGTACCTTCACCGGGGCCGACGGGCGGGAGATCCACGCCATCGTCCATCCGCCGCACCACCCCGGATACACCGGGCCCGACGGCGAACGGCCGCCGTACGTGGTGCGCGCCCACGGCGGCCCCACCGGCCGCTACTACCTCGCCTTCGATCTGGAGGTCGCCTACTTCACCTCCCGGGGCATCGGCGTCGCCGAGGTCAACTACGGCGGCTCCACGGGCTACGGGCGTGCCTACCGCAACCGGCTCCGCGGCAACTGGGGCGCCGCGGACGTCGCGGACTGCGCGGCCGTCGCCCGGGCCCTGGCCGACGAGGGAGCGGCCGACCCGGCCAGGATCGCCGTCAGCGGCGGCAGCGCCGGAGGCTGGACCGCGGCCGCATCGCTGACCAGGCCCGAGGAGTTCCCGTACGCCTGCGGCACGATCGTCTACCCCGTACTGGACCCGCTGGCCTGGGCCGACGGCGGCACCCACGATCTGGAATCCCGCTATACGGATTCCCTCATCGGGCCCGTCGACGAGGTCCCCGAACGCTACCGGGAGCGTTCGCCGCTGCACCGCGCCGACCGGATCACCGCGCCCTTCCTCCTCCTCCAAGGCCTGGACGACGCGATCTGCCCGCCGGAGCAGTCCGAGGCGCTCCTGGAGCGGATCGCCGGGCGCGGCGTCCCGCACGCCTATCTCACCTTCGAGGGCGAGGGCCACGGCTTCCGCCGCGCCGAGACCATGGTCACCGCCCTGGAGGCGGAACTGTCCCTGTACGCCCGGACCTTCGGCTTCGAACGGCCCGACGTCCCCGCGCTGGAGCTGACCCCATGA
- a CDS encoding S66 peptidase family protein → MTWHNPLTPAGAPGVRPLTRARRLHPGDRVAIVAPAGPVPDDTLDEGLALVRAWGLEPVVMPHARGSHREFGYLSGSDEERAADLTRAWCDPAYAAVFCARGGYGAQRMADLVDWAAIRAAGPKVFVGYSDVTALHEAFAVRAGFATLHGPMPGAVTFLKDEATRESLRATLFEPESRLTLALPTARALVPGRARGVTLGGCASLLAADLGTRHARPGTAGGLLLLEDVDEQDYRLDRILTQLIRSGWLDGVAGIALGSWAECGSWERLRELFRDRLGHLGVPVVEELGFGHGPTNLTIPLGVPAVLDADAEAATLTLEEPALL, encoded by the coding sequence ATGACCTGGCACAACCCCCTCACCCCGGCGGGAGCGCCGGGCGTCCGGCCGCTCACCCGGGCCCGGAGGCTGCACCCCGGCGACCGGGTCGCGATCGTCGCCCCCGCCGGGCCGGTCCCCGACGACACCCTCGACGAGGGCCTGGCGCTGGTACGGGCCTGGGGCCTGGAGCCCGTGGTGATGCCGCACGCCCGCGGCAGCCACCGGGAGTTCGGCTATCTCTCCGGCAGCGACGAGGAACGGGCCGCCGACCTCACCCGGGCCTGGTGCGACCCCGCGTACGCGGCCGTCTTCTGCGCCCGCGGCGGCTACGGCGCCCAGCGGATGGCCGATCTCGTCGACTGGGCCGCGATCCGGGCCGCCGGGCCCAAGGTCTTCGTCGGCTACAGCGATGTCACCGCGCTCCACGAGGCCTTCGCCGTACGCGCCGGATTCGCCACCCTGCACGGGCCGATGCCGGGCGCGGTGACGTTCCTGAAGGACGAGGCGACCCGGGAGTCGCTGCGGGCCACCCTCTTCGAGCCCGAATCCCGGCTCACCCTGGCCCTTCCGACGGCCCGGGCCCTGGTGCCCGGCCGGGCGCGGGGCGTCACCCTCGGGGGCTGCGCCAGTCTGCTCGCCGCCGACCTCGGCACCCGCCACGCCCGCCCGGGCACGGCCGGCGGACTGCTGCTCCTGGAGGACGTGGACGAACAGGACTACCGCCTCGACCGGATCCTGACCCAGCTGATCCGCAGCGGCTGGCTGGACGGTGTCGCGGGCATCGCCCTCGGTTCCTGGGCGGAGTGCGGTTCCTGGGAGCGGCTGCGCGAGCTGTTCCGGGACCGGCTGGGCCATCTCGGCGTACCGGTCGTCGAGGAGCTGGGCTTCGGCCACGGCCCGACGAACCTCACGATCCCGCTCGGCGTCCCCGCGGTCCTCGACGCGGACGCGGAGGCGGCGACGCTGACCCTGGAGGAACCCGCGCTGCTGTGA
- a CDS encoding adenosine deaminase encodes MHLSDILRAPKVVLHDHLDGGLRPATIIELARECGYRELPTEDPAELAVWFRDAADSGSLERYLETFAHTCAVMQTRSALERVAVECAEDLAADGVVYAEIRYAPEQHQEAGLSLDEVVEAVNAGFREGERRTGGRITVRALLTGMRHTDRSLEIAELTVAHRDSGVAGFDIAGGEIGNPPARHLAAFRHLRQHNCHYTIHAGEAVGAESVHEAVQVCGAERIGHGVRITDDITVHDDGTAVLGPLAAYVRDNRIALEVCPTSNLQTGAAKDYATHPIDLLRRAGFRVTLNTDNRLVSGTSMSEEFAHMVTAFGYGPDVFEELTVAAAEAAFLPLPERRRLIDEVIRPGYATLRDA; translated from the coding sequence CTGGCCCGGGAGTGCGGCTACCGCGAGCTGCCGACCGAGGACCCGGCGGAGCTGGCGGTCTGGTTCCGCGACGCCGCGGACTCCGGCTCGCTGGAGCGCTATCTGGAGACCTTCGCCCACACCTGCGCGGTGATGCAGACCCGGTCGGCCCTGGAGCGCGTCGCCGTCGAGTGCGCCGAGGACCTGGCGGCCGACGGTGTCGTGTACGCGGAGATCCGCTACGCCCCGGAGCAGCACCAGGAGGCCGGGCTGAGCCTGGACGAGGTCGTCGAGGCGGTGAACGCCGGCTTCCGCGAGGGCGAGCGCAGGACCGGCGGCCGGATCACGGTCCGCGCCCTGCTCACCGGCATGCGCCACACCGACAGATCGCTGGAGATCGCCGAGCTGACCGTGGCGCACCGCGACAGCGGTGTGGCGGGCTTCGACATCGCGGGCGGCGAGATAGGCAACCCGCCGGCCCGCCACCTCGCGGCCTTCCGGCATCTGCGGCAGCACAACTGCCACTACACGATCCACGCGGGCGAGGCCGTCGGCGCGGAGTCGGTCCACGAGGCGGTCCAGGTCTGCGGAGCGGAGCGGATCGGGCACGGGGTGCGGATCACCGACGACATCACCGTCCACGACGACGGTACGGCCGTTCTCGGCCCGCTGGCCGCGTACGTCCGGGACAACCGGATCGCGCTGGAGGTCTGCCCGACCTCCAACCTCCAGACCGGTGCCGCGAAGGACTACGCCACCCACCCGATCGACCTGCTCCGCCGGGCCGGCTTCCGGGTCACCCTCAACACCGACAACCGGCTGGTCTCGGGGACGTCGATGAGTGAGGAGTTCGCCCATATGGTGACCGCGTTCGGCTACGGCCCGGACGTCTTCGAGGAGCTCACGGTCGCCGCGGCCGAGGCGGCGTTCCTGCCGCTGCCGGAGCGCCGCAGGCTGATCGACGAGGTCATCCGCCCGGGCTACGCGACCCTGCGCGACGCCTGA